One stretch of Bremerella cremea DNA includes these proteins:
- a CDS encoding AraC family transcriptional regulator, translated as MSNSTSATSCPAVIGAELALGGLFEYLPDVYLYVKDLDGRFVKVSESLWRMRGFDSEEQMLGKTDLDLHPRYLAERYVAEDLLVMQAKTPLPNQIWLVPAEQPGELKWFVSSKIPLLSAEGNVIGVAGVMRDLEKAKSVAIQFNEFEQIVSFVLRNYDKPIRVTQLAEMIHLSVSQFDRRFKAIYQMTPQQYILRVRLHASSHELLASSASIAQIATACGFYDQSYFTKQFRKHLGVSPSEYRLRYQASPTQLSESLGLPSPLQSS; from the coding sequence ATGAGCAATTCAACTTCAGCCACATCTTGCCCAGCCGTCATTGGGGCGGAACTCGCCCTTGGTGGCCTATTTGAATACCTTCCGGACGTTTACTTGTACGTTAAGGATCTAGACGGACGTTTCGTTAAGGTAAGCGAAAGTTTGTGGCGAATGCGCGGATTCGATTCGGAAGAACAAATGCTCGGTAAGACCGATCTCGATTTGCATCCGCGCTATTTAGCCGAGCGTTACGTCGCGGAAGATCTTCTGGTGATGCAAGCGAAAACGCCACTACCCAATCAAATTTGGCTGGTTCCAGCGGAACAGCCTGGGGAATTGAAGTGGTTTGTTTCTAGCAAGATTCCTTTGCTCAGTGCCGAGGGAAACGTAATAGGCGTGGCCGGCGTGATGCGTGATTTGGAAAAAGCCAAGTCGGTCGCCATTCAGTTCAACGAGTTCGAGCAGATCGTTAGTTTTGTCCTGCGAAACTACGATAAACCGATTCGCGTGACACAGTTGGCCGAGATGATCCATCTGTCGGTTAGCCAGTTCGATCGTCGCTTCAAGGCCATCTATCAGATGACACCGCAGCAGTATATTTTGCGCGTGCGGCTACACGCTTCGTCCCACGAATTGTTAGCTTCGTCCGCCTCGATTGCCCAAATTGCGACCGCCTGTGGGTTTTACGATCAGAGCTATTTCACGAAACAATTCCGCAAACACCTAGGCGTTTCCCCCAGCGAGTACCGGCTAAGATATCAAGCCTCCCCGACACAGCTTTCTGAGTCGTTGGGGCTTCCTTCACCCCTGCAATCCTCTTAA
- a CDS encoding DUF1501 domain-containing protein: MFTFQGRGKSVTCNGQTRRDFLQVGTLGALGLSLPHWFAAKAQGAVPPDSDDRNCIMIFNLGAPSQLDLWDMKPDAPAEVRGPFKPISTVNPDLQISEILPQHAKIADKFSLVRSVHHTGAAVHDAGWQMMQTGRLFTGGVNTPHIGSVVSFERGRKTDLPAFAVLPQLMGRGGGNMPNGQAGGFLGKAHDPFALNADPSQENFKVPDLLPPIEIDSSRLARRRRIRDLVDQAAANFEASENADLLGSNFESAFRLMTSPKAREAFDLTKEPTKVRERYGMNRFGQCCLLSRRLIENGVRFVTINTFLTVFDEITWDIHGSKPFTSITGMRDIVCPLYDQGYSALIEDLDQRGLLDSTLVCNLAEFGRTPRVNPAGGRDHWPQCFTCGFAGGGVQGGRIVGASDPIGAVPADRPVQPADVAATIFHSLGFDVHATLPGPGGRPFPIVDSGHNPIHELF; this comes from the coding sequence ATGTTTACGTTTCAAGGACGCGGAAAATCGGTTACCTGCAACGGACAGACGCGGCGCGACTTCCTGCAAGTCGGCACGCTGGGGGCGCTGGGGTTGAGCCTGCCGCATTGGTTTGCCGCGAAAGCCCAAGGCGCCGTTCCGCCTGATTCTGACGACCGAAACTGCATCATGATTTTTAATCTTGGTGCTCCCAGCCAGCTCGATCTGTGGGATATGAAACCAGATGCTCCGGCAGAGGTTCGTGGCCCATTTAAACCCATTTCGACGGTGAACCCAGATCTGCAAATTTCGGAGATCCTGCCGCAGCATGCCAAGATTGCCGATAAGTTCTCGCTGGTGCGCTCGGTACATCATACCGGGGCCGCCGTGCATGATGCCGGATGGCAGATGATGCAGACGGGGCGTCTTTTTACGGGCGGTGTGAACACGCCTCATATTGGCTCGGTGGTAAGCTTCGAGCGGGGACGCAAGACCGATCTGCCTGCCTTCGCGGTGCTGCCGCAATTGATGGGGCGTGGAGGTGGCAACATGCCCAACGGCCAGGCAGGCGGTTTCCTGGGCAAAGCCCACGATCCGTTTGCTTTGAACGCCGATCCATCACAAGAGAACTTTAAAGTTCCTGATTTGCTTCCCCCCATCGAAATCGATTCCAGTCGTCTTGCGCGGCGCCGACGAATTCGCGACTTAGTTGACCAGGCTGCGGCAAATTTCGAAGCGAGCGAAAACGCCGACTTGCTCGGGAGCAACTTCGAGTCTGCGTTCCGCTTGATGACCAGTCCCAAGGCCCGGGAAGCGTTCGACCTGACGAAAGAACCTACCAAAGTTCGCGAGCGTTACGGCATGAACCGCTTCGGGCAATGCTGCTTGTTGTCTCGCCGTTTGATTGAAAACGGTGTTCGCTTCGTCACGATCAACACCTTTCTCACCGTGTTTGACGAGATCACGTGGGACATTCACGGCTCGAAGCCGTTTACCTCGATTACCGGCATGCGTGACATTGTTTGTCCCCTGTACGATCAAGGGTACTCGGCGTTGATCGAAGATCTCGACCAACGTGGGCTGCTCGATTCAACCCTGGTTTGCAACCTGGCAGAATTTGGCCGGACACCGCGTGTGAACCCAGCCGGCGGGCGCGATCATTGGCCGCAATGTTTCACGTGTGGCTTTGCCGGGGGAGGCGTCCAAGGGGGAAGAATCGTCGGGGCGAGCGACCCCATCGGAGCTGTGCCTGCTGATCGTCCTGTGCAACCAGCCGATGTCGCCGCCACCATCTTCCATAGTCTCGGCTTCGATGTACACGCGACCCTGCCTGGCCCCGGTGGCCGTCCCTTCCCCATTGTCGATTCTGGCCACAACCCCATCCATGAACTGTTCTAG
- a CDS encoding DUF1549 and DUF1553 domain-containing protein, with translation MTIWQSGRFSVLVLALCALLPTVGFAAEEGAITILPSQVELNAPYARQAFVVQRAMGDELGEQLREGVAWSSSNPEVVQVEDGMLVPVSNGTASVSAKWNESLATANVVVSGIDQPHHRSFRNDVLPIFAKRECNSGGCHGALAGKGGFRLSLRGYDPESDYFNLVKQDQGRRIELAAPERSLLLTKPSTVIPHKGGLKLPSESEDFQIVADWISRGAAPPEPSDAVVERIEVYPAASLQKVGAQQNFVVQAFYSDGTSRDVTRWTIWSSTNDAVSQVNGEGQATIMGPGEGAIVAWFASKLAIARTTVPYVNEATAKELAQADQRKPRNFIDEQIDTQLKRLNLIASPNCTDAEFLRRATLDTIGRLPTVEETRQFLADTSLDKRDQLIERLLASEEFVDYWTYKWSDVLMLNGTLLRPAPIKAYYEWIHGHVAQNTPWDVMVREIVTATGESTQNGATNFFALHQTPEEMTENASQSFMGLSIGCAKCHNHPLEKWTNDQYYAMANIFSRVKAKGWGGESRNGDGARTLYVTTSGELVQPRTGKPQPPTPLDGEAMAFDAPEDRRVQFAYWLTSPENPYFAKAITNRVWANFFGVGLVEQVDDLRISNPASNGTLFDAATQHVIDNKFDLKTLMRAILQSNAYQRTSKTLAGNQAENRFYSRYYPRRLMAEVLHDAVVQVTAVPTTFDTVAFPGNDKQKTDNYPIGTKAIQLYDSAVENYFLDAFGRNPRNIVCECERSAEPTMVQVLHISNGNTINEKLESPESRVETLLQLRHNGQSDEAIVDEIYLSCFSRYPTAEKRKELLQFLTPVGSADERASLEDLFWGLMSTREFLFNH, from the coding sequence ATGACTATTTGGCAAAGCGGCCGTTTTTCCGTGCTTGTGCTCGCGTTATGCGCGCTGCTTCCTACGGTTGGATTTGCTGCGGAAGAAGGGGCCATCACCATCTTGCCCAGTCAGGTCGAACTGAATGCTCCCTATGCCCGCCAGGCATTCGTTGTCCAACGGGCTATGGGGGACGAACTGGGAGAACAATTACGGGAAGGTGTTGCCTGGTCTTCTAGCAACCCCGAGGTGGTACAGGTCGAAGACGGCATGCTCGTCCCGGTTTCTAACGGCACGGCGAGTGTCTCGGCCAAGTGGAACGAATCTCTAGCCACAGCAAACGTCGTCGTGAGTGGCATCGATCAACCACACCACCGTAGCTTTCGCAACGATGTCTTACCTATCTTTGCCAAGCGAGAATGCAACTCTGGCGGTTGCCATGGTGCTTTGGCAGGCAAAGGTGGCTTTCGGCTTTCTTTGCGAGGCTATGATCCGGAATCGGACTATTTCAATCTCGTGAAGCAAGATCAAGGCCGCCGAATCGAGCTGGCCGCTCCTGAGAGGAGTTTGCTGCTGACGAAACCTTCAACGGTTATTCCGCATAAAGGAGGCCTAAAACTTCCCAGCGAGAGCGAAGACTTTCAGATCGTGGCCGATTGGATTTCGCGAGGCGCCGCCCCGCCAGAGCCATCCGATGCGGTAGTCGAGCGGATTGAAGTTTATCCGGCTGCTTCGCTACAAAAGGTTGGTGCCCAGCAGAACTTTGTCGTCCAGGCCTTTTACAGCGACGGCACTTCGCGCGATGTCACTCGTTGGACGATCTGGTCCTCGACCAACGATGCCGTTTCGCAGGTCAATGGGGAAGGCCAAGCAACGATTATGGGGCCTGGCGAAGGGGCAATCGTGGCTTGGTTTGCCAGCAAACTGGCGATTGCCCGCACGACGGTACCCTACGTAAACGAAGCAACCGCCAAAGAACTTGCTCAAGCCGACCAGCGGAAACCACGCAACTTCATTGACGAGCAAATCGATACCCAGTTGAAGCGTTTGAACCTGATTGCTTCTCCCAATTGTACCGACGCCGAATTCCTCCGCAGGGCTACCCTCGACACGATTGGGCGGCTGCCGACGGTGGAAGAGACACGACAATTTCTGGCCGATACCAGCCTCGACAAACGGGACCAGCTCATCGAACGTCTGTTGGCCAGCGAGGAATTCGTCGACTATTGGACGTACAAATGGTCGGATGTACTGATGCTCAACGGAACGTTGCTCCGGCCAGCACCGATTAAAGCGTATTACGAGTGGATTCACGGCCACGTCGCGCAGAACACCCCCTGGGATGTGATGGTTCGCGAGATCGTGACCGCCACCGGCGAAAGCACGCAGAACGGGGCGACCAACTTCTTCGCGCTCCATCAAACCCCGGAAGAAATGACCGAGAACGCGTCGCAATCGTTCATGGGCTTGTCGATTGGATGTGCCAAGTGCCACAACCACCCGCTCGAAAAATGGACCAACGATCAGTATTACGCCATGGCGAATATTTTCTCCCGCGTGAAAGCGAAAGGCTGGGGCGGGGAAAGCCGCAACGGCGATGGGGCGCGAACGTTGTACGTGACAACGTCTGGCGAGTTGGTTCAACCACGTACCGGCAAGCCGCAGCCTCCCACACCGCTTGATGGTGAAGCGATGGCCTTCGACGCCCCGGAAGATCGCCGCGTGCAGTTCGCCTACTGGCTGACCTCGCCCGAGAACCCTTACTTTGCGAAGGCGATCACCAACCGAGTCTGGGCGAACTTCTTTGGTGTTGGGCTGGTAGAACAAGTCGACGACCTGCGTATCTCGAATCCGGCCAGTAACGGAACGCTATTCGATGCCGCGACGCAGCATGTGATCGACAACAAGTTCGACCTGAAGACACTGATGCGTGCTATTTTGCAATCGAACGCCTATCAGCGCACCAGCAAGACGTTGGCAGGCAATCAAGCCGAGAACCGGTTTTACAGCCGCTATTATCCTCGACGTCTAATGGCCGAAGTGCTGCACGATGCTGTCGTTCAAGTCACCGCCGTCCCCACGACGTTCGATACGGTTGCGTTTCCTGGCAACGACAAGCAAAAGACCGATAACTACCCGATCGGAACCAAGGCCATTCAATTATACGACTCTGCGGTCGAAAATTATTTCCTCGACGCGTTTGGGCGAAATCCCCGTAACATCGTGTGCGAGTGTGAACGCTCTGCCGAGCCAACCATGGTTCAGGTACTGCACATTTCCAACGGCAACACGATCAACGAAAAGCTGGAATCCCCTGAGAGCCGCGTGGAGACGCTTTTGCAGCTACGGCATAACGGACAATCGGATGAAGCAATCGTGGACGAGATCTACTTGAGTTGTTTCTCGCGTTACCCTACGGCAGAAAAGCGGAAAGAGTTGCTCCAATTCCTTACACCGGTAGGGTCGGCTGACGAACGTGCTTCGCTCGAAGATCTTTTCTGGGGACTGATGAGTACCCGCGAGTTTCTTTTCAATCATTGA